The window CACGTCCCGACCTCCCCCGCCCGCTGACGATTTGGGAACCTCGACATGACGAGTGCCGGCGCACCCGCGCACCCCCACAGTGACAGCGGCTTCGCCCGCGCTCGCCGGGACTTTCGGGACTGGCGGCGCACCCGCCCCTTCTGGGCGGGGCTGCTGGTACTCCTGGCAGCCGCGCCGATCATCTACTTCCCGTACTTCAACCTCTCCCTGGGCGCCCTGTCCGTGGCGATGTCCACCACCGCGGGGGCGGGGTCCCTGGTCATCGGCCTGACGTTGATCGTCCTTGGCGGACTTCTGTGGTTCCAGCCGGTCATCAGGTTCTTCGCCGGATGCGTGGCCGTCTTCCTCGGTGTGCTGTCGCTTCCCATCTCGAACTTCGGCGGATTCTTCGTCGGCACGCTGTGTGCGGCCACGGGTGGACTCATGGCCCTGGCGTGGGGCCCGGTGAACACGTCCGACGACACCGAGGGGCCGTCGGGGAGGGCCGGGGAATGACCGACCAGTCGCCCGACCTCCGCAGCGAGGCCGAAGGACCCCACTACGCCCGGTCGAAGAGGCGCCGCCACGCCGTTCCTCGTACGTCCGCGCTGACCCGCCTGCGCCTGCCCCTCGGGAAGGCTCTCGTGCTGACCGCGCTGCCGACCGTCCTCGTCCTGGCAAGTCAGCGTCCGCCTGGAGCCGACGCGAGTGCCACCGCGGCTCATTCCGCTCCCGAAGGGGCGCCCGGTGGCGGTGTCGACTGCGCCCGTCCCGACGACACGGCACCCCCTGCTGTGGCACCCACTCCTTCCGTTGCTCCCAGCACGCCAAGTGCCCTCACGAGCGGCGAGTCGGTCAAGCCGTCGGAGCACGTGGCTGACGAGGAAACGGGCCTTACCCCGGCTCCGGCCGCCTCACCGAGCGCGACCGCTGGCACCACCGGCCTTGCGGACATTCTCGGTTCCCTCTTCCGGGGCGACACCGAGCAGCAGAGTCCGGCACCCGGCACGAGCCCCTCAGCGAGCCTGGCTGCCCCGACACCGACGACCACGGAAGCCCCCGACGCGCCACCGACCGCACCTCACGCGTCATCCACCCCCGGCCACCGGACCACTGAGCCGTCGCCCCAACCGGAGCCCACCACCGGGGCCTCCCGCATCTGTGACATCAGCGATCTCAAGGCGCCCGAGGACAAGAGCGCCGGTCGATTCGCCGCCGAGTCCTGGAACATGAAGGGAAGCCGCCTCGAACTGCGCGACCTCGTCTTCGGCGGCGTGGTGACCGTGGACACGGCCGCCGGGCCCAAACGGGTGCTCAAGTTCTCCGCGGCGACGGTCACGATCCGGGACCTGAAGATGGCAGTGCCCGTCGGCCCGCAGATCCAGCACATCGACGGAGCGCCAGGCTCGACGTCCACGCTGCGAGGCGACGACATCACCATGTACGTCGAGAGCCTGGCGGGCACCCTCTCCGGCGTCGAAGGCATTCCCCTGTCCCCGGCCCTCCGCCTCCATCTCACCCCCGACACCGTCCCGGAGTGGCTCTACGACACGCTCGGGAAGCTGGGCCTCAAGCTGCAACTCGGCCTGGACGACGCCGACATCGACCAGGCGGGACAGACAGGCGGAGAGCTCGTCATCCCAGGGATCCACGGGTACGGAACGCCCCCGTGAAGCCGGGGACCCTGGCGGGCTTGCGCGTGGAAACCGATCGGTTTACCTTAGTGAAAACCGAACGGTTTCTCATTCTGTGGAGACAGTCATGACTACTTTGAAGGACGCAAACGTCTTCGTCACCGGCGGCAGCCGAGGCATAGGCAAGGCGCTGGTGGAAGAGCTGTACGCGCGAGGCGCCGGCAAGGTCTATGCCACGGCCCGCGACCCACGCAGTGTGACGCACCCCGATGCCGTCCCGGTGGCGCTGGAGGTCACCGACCCGGCCTCCGTGGCGGCCGCCGCCGCGCAGGCGCAAGACGTGACCGTGCTGATCAACAACGCCGGTGCCTCGGTCGGCGCGTCCTTCCTCGACTCCCCGGTCGACGACGTACGCCGGGAGTTCGAGACCAACTTCTACGGCCCGCTGCTTCTCACCCGCGCCTTCGTGCCGGTCATCGAGCGCAACGGCGGCGGCCACCTCCTCAACGTTCACTCCGTGCTCTCCTGGATCGCGCTCGGCGGCTCCTACAGCGCCTCCAAGGCCGCCCTGTGGTCGCAGACCAACTCCCTGCGCCTGGAGCTGCAGCCGCGCGGCATCGCCGTCACCGGATTGCACGTGGGCTACGTGGACACGGACCTCGCGGCCGGCGTGGAGGCGCCCAAGTCCGACCCGCGTGACGTCGCCGCACTCGCCCTCGACGGTGTCGAGACGGGAGCGTACGAGGTGCTCGCCGACGACATCTCACGGCAGGTCAAGGCGGGCCTGGCCGGGGACCTGGCAGGGCTGTACGCCCAACTGGCCAAGTAGGACAGAGAGCTGGCGATGCCCAGCCACGAGTCACGTCCCGCGATACAAATTCCAGGGACCACCTGCCACGCCCTCGCGCCCATGGGGGCGGTGCTCGCCCTGACCACCGCGGCTGACCTGCCGGAGCGGTTCCGGCGCGTCGTGGCGGTGAATACGTACGACTTCCGTGGCGGAATCGCGCGGTCCAGTCTCTTGGCCCGTGTGGTGGTCAGCGGTGTCCTCGCGCCGGGAGCGGGTCCGGTGGTCGCCGGGGTGGAGCCCAAGGCCGCCCTACGCAAGATCCGACCGTCGCCGGGCCGTGTACCAGAACCTGCCCAGCCTCATCGCCGCCCGCTCGCGCTATCCCGAGGTCAAGGCCCCCGTCCACCTCGGCCACGGCGAGAAGGACTGGTCCCGGCCCTCGGGCCGAGAGGTCAACGAGCAGCTGCTTCCGGCCGCCGAGTGGGATCCGGGCCCTTGTGATCAGGGCTGATCGCTGATGGCTCGGTAGGCCGCGATGAACAGGGTGTGGCACAGGTCGATCAGTTCTTCGACGGTGGCGTTCTGGTGGCCGAGTGTCCAGTCCACGAGGAGTTCGTTGACTCCGCCGACCAGGCTCATCGCGGTCATGGTGAGCCGGTTGGAGGAGGCTTGTGTGCCAGGGAGCGGTGCGACGACGGCGGCGACCATCGCGGCGAATTCGTGCAGGACCTCACGGCGGCGCACTTCGAGGCGGGGGCTGGCGCCCACGACCTCGATGAGCACCAGGCGGGCCTTGCGGGCGTCGCCGGCCAGTGTGCGGATGAACACCTCGAGGCCGGCACGCAGTTGGGCGTCGACATCGGGTGCGGCAGCGGCGGCGGCCTGCGCGGTTTCGGCGCTGATCGTGGCGATCAGCTCGTTGTAGACCCCGGCGAGAAGGTCTTCGCGGTCGCGGAACGACTCGTAGAAGTAGCGCTCGGTCAGTCCGGCGTGCGAGCACACCTGCTTGACGGAGACCGAGGCGTATCCGGCCGTGCCGAACAGGTCGAGGCCCGCCTGGATGAGGCGGGTGCGGCGCTCCTGCTGTCGTTGCGCCGCGTCGCGTCCGCCGTAGCGCCGCCCGGCGGTCTGTGTGCCGGTCATTTTTCCCCTTCGCAGAGGTGTTGACACCGGTGTGCTCCGAACTGACACTCTAGCTTGTCAGTTCATCTGACATGGCATCGTGTCAGAAATGCGTGGGGTCCGCTTGCCGCTCGGCGGTCCGCTCGTGCTCAGGGCAAGGAAGGGGCTCGACCGTGGCAGCACCGCCCAAATCCCCGTACACGTTCAGCCGGAGAGACCGCGACAGGCTCTCCGGCACACAACCGCTGACCGGCCGAGTGATCGCGGTCACCGGGGCGGGCCGCGGAATCGGGTGTGCCGTCGCAGCCCGGCTCGCCGCGGCCGGAGCCGCCGTGGCGATCGGCGATCTTGACGCGGAGCTCGCCAGGGAGACGGCCGGCGCCATCGGCGCGCGTCCCGGTGGCCGACTGCTCGG of the Streptomyces sp. NBC_00287 genome contains:
- a CDS encoding SDR family oxidoreductase; protein product: MTTLKDANVFVTGGSRGIGKALVEELYARGAGKVYATARDPRSVTHPDAVPVALEVTDPASVAAAAAQAQDVTVLINNAGASVGASFLDSPVDDVRREFETNFYGPLLLTRAFVPVIERNGGGHLLNVHSVLSWIALGGSYSASKAALWSQTNSLRLELQPRGIAVTGLHVGYVDTDLAAGVEAPKSDPRDVAALALDGVETGAYEVLADDISRQVKAGLAGDLAGLYAQLAK
- a CDS encoding TetR/AcrR family transcriptional regulator, which gives rise to MTGTQTAGRRYGGRDAAQRQQERRTRLIQAGLDLFGTAGYASVSVKQVCSHAGLTERYFYESFRDREDLLAGVYNELIATISAETAQAAAAAAPDVDAQLRAGLEVFIRTLAGDARKARLVLIEVVGASPRLEVRRREVLHEFAAMVAAVVAPLPGTQASSNRLTMTAMSLVGGVNELLVDWTLGHQNATVEELIDLCHTLFIAAYRAISDQP
- a CDS encoding DUF6114 domain-containing protein: MTSAGAPAHPHSDSGFARARRDFRDWRRTRPFWAGLLVLLAAAPIIYFPYFNLSLGALSVAMSTTAGAGSLVIGLTLIVLGGLLWFQPVIRFFAGCVAVFLGVLSLPISNFGGFFVGTLCAATGGLMALAWGPVNTSDDTEGPSGRAGE